One segment of Aggregicoccus sp. 17bor-14 DNA contains the following:
- a CDS encoding PAS domain-containing sensor histidine kinase, producing the protein MSRFGSRQEVDAHFRHLVESARTYAIFGMDLEGRITSWNEGARRIKGYTTEEAVGQHFRMLFLPEDQERGRPEQEMRQALEQGCYTGEGVRRRKDGSAFDAEVSLHVLHDDQGTPIGFVKVTEDITERKRLQHGAERAQEFQKLLAAIVSHDLQNPLNAVQMAARRLRAQSPDEAVQTTAARISSASERASRIVSDLLDLSQAQLGSGIPVTRARGDLYTTAARVMDEHRGTFPERELILRREGDTVGHFDAARMMQVLANLLKNALTYGTPGSAVEVCVRGGPDELCVSVHNPGAPIPAQLLPHLFKAFRRGAEEKPEAKSLGLGLYIVERIAAAHGGRVAVHSTAQEGTTFEVHLPRAAT; encoded by the coding sequence GTGAGCCGCTTCGGATCCAGGCAGGAGGTGGACGCGCACTTCCGACACCTCGTCGAGAGCGCGCGCACCTACGCCATCTTCGGCATGGACCTCGAGGGGCGCATCACCAGCTGGAACGAGGGCGCCCGGCGCATCAAGGGCTACACGACCGAGGAGGCCGTGGGGCAGCACTTCCGGATGCTCTTCCTCCCCGAGGACCAGGAGCGCGGGCGCCCCGAGCAGGAGATGCGCCAGGCGCTCGAGCAGGGCTGCTACACCGGCGAGGGGGTGCGACGGCGCAAGGACGGCAGCGCCTTCGACGCGGAGGTCTCCCTGCACGTGCTGCACGACGACCAGGGCACCCCCATCGGCTTCGTGAAGGTCACCGAGGACATCACCGAGCGCAAGCGTCTGCAGCACGGCGCGGAGCGCGCCCAGGAGTTCCAGAAGCTGCTCGCGGCCATCGTGAGCCACGACCTGCAGAACCCGCTCAACGCCGTGCAGATGGCGGCGCGGCGGCTGCGCGCGCAGAGCCCCGACGAGGCCGTGCAGACCACCGCGGCGCGCATCTCGAGCGCCTCGGAGCGGGCCAGCCGCATCGTGAGCGACCTGCTGGACCTCTCCCAGGCCCAGCTGGGCAGCGGCATCCCGGTGACGCGCGCGCGCGGAGACCTCTACACCACGGCCGCGCGGGTGATGGACGAGCACCGCGGCACCTTCCCCGAGCGAGAGCTCATCCTGCGCCGCGAGGGTGACACGGTGGGGCACTTCGACGCCGCACGCATGATGCAGGTCCTCGCCAATCTCCTGAAGAACGCGCTGACCTACGGCACGCCGGGCAGCGCGGTGGAGGTCTGCGTGCGCGGCGGACCGGACGAGCTGTGCGTGAGCGTGCACAACCCGGGCGCCCCCATCCCGGCGCAGCTGCTGCCCCACCTGTTCAAGGCGTTCCGCCGCGGAGCCGAGGAGAAGCCCGAGGCGAAGAGCCTCGGGCTGGGGCTGTACATCGTGGAGCGGATCGCCGCGGCGCACGGGGGCCGCGTGGCGGTGCACTCCACGGCGCAGGAGGGGACCACCTTCGAGGTCCACCTGCCGCGCGCCGCGACCTAG
- a CDS encoding PRC-barrel domain-containing protein — MRFTERIHAGRTVVAAGGESLGTVEGLVIDSESWKVEALQLKLASETADRVGAYWNYFHAGRLEVPTRLVSSVSDSVLLSASVDELGRLQAGESPAASPP, encoded by the coding sequence ATGCGTTTCACCGAGCGCATCCATGCGGGCCGCACGGTCGTGGCGGCGGGCGGAGAGTCGCTGGGCACCGTGGAGGGGCTGGTCATCGACTCCGAGAGCTGGAAGGTGGAGGCGCTGCAGCTGAAGCTCGCCTCGGAGACGGCGGACCGCGTCGGGGCGTACTGGAACTACTTCCACGCCGGGAGGCTCGAGGTTCCCACGCGCCTCGTCTCCTCGGTGAGCGACAGCGTGCTGCTCTCGGCCTCGGTCGACGAGCTGGGCCGGCTCCAGGCAGGCGAGTCCCCGGCCGCGTCTCCTCCTTGA
- a CDS encoding NYN domain-containing protein — protein MPEKTERRIALFLDFENLVTNTGLSASNFDLQAPMDRLLEKGKVVFRRAYCDWSRFRDATRTLHDHGVELIDVPPSTRAGKNGADMRLVIDALELCYARESIDTFVIASGDSDFCPLAYKLRENGRTVIGLAVRDSTSPLFVKACDEFIYLTGRAGEGGRRGGGSSRRGGGRERERGEKDKAEAGSSAKGSEKGGEKEKSSKGQVPRHVRDVVANLLARATGPLNPSIIKETLVRKEPDFDPRDYGFSTFVKLLGALERDGLLKMQQLKGKQWYVLPGEHMPDSKHDAESSSGHDEPEGSAGAEDDEESYPDPEDDL, from the coding sequence TTGCCCGAGAAGACTGAACGCCGTATCGCCCTGTTCCTCGACTTCGAGAACCTCGTGACCAACACGGGGCTCAGCGCGAGCAACTTCGACCTCCAGGCGCCGATGGACCGCCTGCTGGAGAAGGGCAAGGTGGTGTTCCGCCGCGCCTACTGCGACTGGAGCCGCTTCCGCGACGCCACCCGCACGCTGCACGACCACGGCGTCGAGCTCATCGACGTGCCGCCCAGCACCCGCGCGGGCAAGAACGGCGCGGACATGCGCCTGGTCATCGATGCGCTCGAGCTCTGCTACGCGCGCGAGAGCATCGATACGTTCGTCATCGCCTCGGGCGACAGCGACTTCTGCCCCCTCGCGTACAAGCTGCGCGAGAACGGCCGCACGGTCATCGGGCTCGCGGTGCGCGACAGCACGAGTCCCCTCTTCGTGAAGGCCTGCGACGAGTTCATCTACCTCACGGGCCGCGCGGGCGAGGGCGGCCGGCGCGGCGGCGGCAGCAGCCGGCGCGGGGGAGGCCGGGAGCGCGAGCGCGGCGAGAAGGACAAGGCCGAGGCGGGCAGCAGCGCGAAGGGCTCCGAGAAGGGCGGCGAGAAGGAGAAGAGCAGCAAGGGCCAGGTGCCGCGCCACGTGCGCGACGTGGTGGCCAACCTGCTCGCGCGCGCCACGGGCCCGCTCAACCCCTCCATCATCAAGGAGACGCTGGTGCGCAAGGAGCCGGACTTCGATCCGCGCGACTACGGCTTCAGCACCTTCGTGAAGCTGCTCGGCGCGCTCGAGCGCGACGGCCTGCTCAAGATGCAGCAGCTCAAGGGCAAGCAGTGGTACGTGCTGCCCGGCGAGCACATGCCGGACTCGAAGCACGACGCCGAGAGCAGCTCCGGCCACGACGAGCCCGAGGGCAGCGCCGGCGCCGAGGACGACGAGGAGTCGTACCCGGATCCGGAAGACGACCTCTAG